The genomic stretch ACTCATACTAGGTTTATCTTCTCCAACATATGATCGTGTAGACCGGACTGCCTACCAAATATTACTATGCAGTTCTCCACCAAGAACGAGTGACTGCTGTTCGTTCTGTACATCACGGGATCATTCCTATTGATCGGCAGGGCAGGAATATGTATCACGTCTTCTAGGGTGACAATCAATTTGCGAAATAGAAGGTAGAATGTATGAGTTTTCAACCTTCGTCGCTCCACTAAAACACTCATCAATACATAATGTCCTTTACTTTGCCTAATCGCAAAACGTGATAAAAATCGGTTGATATTAGGGTGACTATAACGATCTCGTTGTAGGTTTTTAGCGAATCAAATTTGTCCTCCTAATTTTTATGTTGCCtctatactatttttttttaaaaaaaaatgcaaaactTAGACCTAAGAGGTAAGGCATTACTTAGAGTGGCAGCCTCTGAGTTGTTTTGGATACATTCACAGCATCATCTAGTTCCTCCTCAATGGTGGTTGAAGGTAGTTGTGCTCTTCATTGGATCTAGATAtgaaattttgataataaaaggACGTATAAAAAAGTTTGAAGTGGTTAAAAGTATATAACAAAGCTTAATTtgtaaatatcaaattatattCAAAAGATTGATTTTAATAGACAAAAGTATATTTCAGATTTTACAAACTCACTAatgatataatatttaatttttgtctatcaaaaataatatttaaagtgtattttaatatttaacgatcttttaagtatattttattttctccaatctaaattattttttatatatttttatctatttattctttttataatGCCTGATGCTTAGCCACTCCTAAGCTTCATATTATAACTAAACCAAATTCTACTAATTGGTTTTTTAAAATCTATCCACACATGGTACATAGTATATCCCAATCTATTCCATAGATGTTTGATAATGATTTAAAACGAAATCTAATTGATTATTTCAAGAAATACAGTAAATTCAAACTTTTATTCTACTTTACAAACACAATAAGACAACAAACTCAACAAAATGTTAGTACTTGGTAATATAAAGAAACAAGGACGTAGTGATTGACTTCTTAGGAAGATGCCAACCTCCTCCTCTCCATGATAGATTTTATGGTAGCTGACATTTTTTCCCTGTCAGGGAAGTTTTCTTTGATGATTGAAACATTCTTGAAATTATCAAACCATAAATGTAAGAGAGGGAACCTTTCAGCTACTAGGACCTTCTCTTGTTTAATATCTTCTATAGTGACAAAAAATGCGAAGAGTGATCCAATAGCTATGTCCACAATGTTAATTTTGTCTCCACCGAAGAATTTCCTCTTATCAGCTAAGCAATGATCTTCAAGGACTTTGAAATTTTCCAAGGCCTTCTCTACGTCCTTTTCTTTCTGTGCAGGAATCTATAGTATAAACGTTAAtccattaattattattattattattatttgtgtatAGAAAATTATAATATGGTAGAAAGTTAATTACCATAAGAAATGACTAGGAGCTAGAATATTGTTAGGGATCAAGTGCCAAAAAGTTCTTGCTAACATCGTCAGTTCAATTGTATTTGGATTTTATTTctgatataaaaataatgagacaaaaaaaaaaaactagagaTGTATTTTGatcttgattttgaaaaatatgaaaaatataatttttttatatatttaattttgggATTTAGTTAACATATATCTttaaaacacaaattaaaattattattattagaaattttaaagttttattttaataataaatatataacaaatacattagaattttaattatatattttctatttaaattttattaattaataaaattaacatgTATTCTTAGCTAAAttgttttttatctttaaaaatattcatataaaaaatataaagtttaaattttgaatttattatttatttattaaaataaaaaattaaaaacttttaccaatattaatattaatatatgcAGTAGTACATGTTAGTTAAATTCTAttgacaaaataaatttttagaatttaccGATTTTGAACTCTAAAAGACTTTTtaatatgataataataaaaaaaatttaaatattttttgtaaaacaattatttttttaataatttacaataaaatatattttaacaaCATCcaaagagttgaaaccactaaTAACAAAGAACATAAATATTATTTCTAAAATCTTACCATTTGTTCAGAATATGCAACCCAAAACATTGCTTGAGCTCTCTCATAGGGATCAAGAGGGACCAATGGATTCTGCGGCCATAACTCATCAATGTATTGAACAATGATCATGGACTCACAAATGGGTTTTCCACCATGAACAAGCACTGGAATCTTCTTATGCACAGGGTTGTATTCTAGAAGTTGAGGACTCTTATTGTAGCGATCTTCTTCAATGTTTTCATATGGTAGACCCTTCAACTTCAGAGTCCATACCACTCTCATAATAAAGGGACTATACCAAAATCCATGTAACTTCAAATCTTCCATTTTTGTGTTTAATGCCCCCTCCTCCATCTGGAGTGTTCAAGATTAAACCAATAagaaatttaatataatatgtCGAGTAGTCTTAGTTGCTTGTAATGGTCAACTTGAATTTTACatttattaattgaatttattttatgCAATTAAGTCTCGAAAAGAATAGTCcaaaaaaaatgtatttataaataaaagagtttaattaatatgtgtttttaaaatatatattaaattgattattaataaaaaaaatttaaaagtttattctAATAAATACACTAAtcaatttattgaaaattaaattttatattttttataaaaatatttttagttgaTAATACATACTAGTTAAAtcctaaataaaaatgaaaagtaAGCTTCCTCGCGATCCCTGGTCTTTCCTAGGAGTTGGTGATACGTCTTAATCTTACAGTAGTGAAGGTGGagaattttgatttttcttagTATTTAGAAAAGTCTAACTTTTAAGCATCAAACTTTCGTGTTTCATATTAATTTATAGGAAAGTTATCCCATGTTCCGGTTCAAAAGTGGGGAATATGAAATTCAGCGTACGATCAAGTAGtccttttgaattttgtttgttAGTGAAAAGCAAAAAGTCGAATATAACCTTGAAAATGAATATGGAATGACATTAATGACCAGCTGTAAATACACAAAAGGTGTGTGGCTTCTTAAAGGGAACTGGTAGAGCAACTTTGGGGGCTTGGGCCCTAACACTTTTTATGCCCAGTAACACAATTTTTTGAATACTTGTGTAGCACTAAAGTTAGAGATGGTGAAGTAGAGAGAGGGGGGTCATGCTGGACCAGAGGTGGGTTGTTGATGCGTGAGGGACTCCATACGGTGCGTGTTAGCGGGCAGCGGTGTGCAGGCTAAAGTTTGAGAAATTGGAACAACGAGGAAGATGTGTTGAAGAAGGAATGGCAGATCTGAGGGAAGGCGACATTAGGTTGCTGGTTAAAGTGGAGGTAATTAATCTGTTGCCTAGAGTCTGCTCACCAAGTTTGAGAAATTATGTTTTATATGTCGGGACTTGCTGGGCAAATGTATGGGGGGATGGGCGCACGAGTGTGAGTAGTGTGAATGGTCTGGGTTTGGTGTTTTGGTTGGTGGGTTTATCTTTGAAAGCATGAACTCTTTGTTTAAGAATAAAGATGAGGTTGATTGTTTGACAATGTAATT from Arachis stenosperma cultivar V10309 chromosome 9, arast.V10309.gnm1.PFL2, whole genome shotgun sequence encodes the following:
- the LOC130947958 gene encoding probable glutathione S-transferase: MEEGALNTKMEDLKLHGFWYSPFIMRVVWTLKLKGLPYENIEEDRYNKSPQLLEYNPVHKKIPVLVHGGKPICESMIIVQYIDELWPQNPLVPLDPYERAQAMFWVAYSEQMIPAQKEKDVEKALENFKVLEDHCLADKRKFFGGDKINIVDIAIGSLFAFFVTIEDIKQEKVLVAERFPLLHLWFDNFKNVSIIKENFPDREKMSATIKSIMERRRLASS